GAAGCCGCGCTCCAGCAACAGGCTTTCAGCCAGGTCCAGAATGCGGGTGCGGGTGTCGGGCGGTAAAGTGGCCGGGGCTGCTTGGGTCGTCATCTGGGTCCAAAGATAACACTTACTTACTAATTAGTAAGCAAAATACGTTAAGCACTAAAAAGCCCTCCTCACGAGCGTGAGGAGGGCTTTTACAACGGAAAAGGACGTTAGTTCTTCTGCACGCGTACCGTGTAGGTGCCCGCAGCCGTGGGCACCTGCACGAGGTACAGGCCAGCGGGCTGGTCGCTCAAATCGAAGCTGCTCGCGCCGGTCTGGCTGGCGGGCACGCGGCGCACCACGGCGCCCAGCGTGTTGAACACCACGGCAGGCCCGGCCAGGGGCCGGCCATCGGCATCGACCAGCGCAAAGCGGCCGGTGCCGGGATTGGGCACCACGGCGGGCATGCCCAAGGCGGCCGAGCCGTTCACAGCCACCACCTGCGAGAAAGATTCTGTGCCGTCGAGGTCGGTTTGGCGCAGGCGGTAGTAGGCCAGGCCGGCCAGCGGGTGCTCATCGGCGAAGCGGTAGGTGCGCGAGGCGCTGCTGCTGCCCTGCGCGGCCACCCGGCCCAGCAGCTCGAAGGTGAGGCCGTTGCGGCTGCGCTCCACGGCAAAGTCGCGGCTGTTGTGCTCGGTGGCGGTGGTCCAAGTGCAGGCCACGGCCGTGCCGGCCCGCTGGGCGCCAAAGGCCGTGAGCACCACCGGCAGGGAGCCGTTGGGCAGCGACGAGACGGCAAACGGCGAGAAGCTGGTGATGCCCGTGCGCGTCACCACGCTCGAATTGGCGATGGTGCCCGCGGTAGCGCCCTGCTCGGTATTATACCGGTCCCAGACGCCGTTCAGGTAGTGGTTGATGTGGGCCAGCGCATTCTGGAAGCCCGTCACCACGTCGGCGTCGTTCCACTGCAGCTTGAGGGTGATGCTGGAGTTGCCAGCCACTTCTTCGCCCACAAACCAGGTTTTTTTCACGTTGCGGTCGCGGGCTTCGGTGCCCACCACGCCCACTTCGTTGGTGTAGCGCACATAGGCCTCCGGGGCCACCCGCACGCTATAAGTGTCTTCCGACTGGGCCTGGGTCTGGCTGAGCAGGGCCGGCGTATAGGACGTGGCCGAGGTGCCAACCGGGAACAGCACATCCACGCCGTCGCTCGACACGGTGCGCTGCAGGCTGCCTTTGCCGTTGGTCACGAAGAAAGCGTTGGCCCCGCTCAGGCCGGTCAACGTAGCCCCCTTGAGCAGCAGCAGGTTGTAGTCGTTGAGGCTGAGAATGGACGCCCCGGTGGTGTTGAAGGCCAGGCCGGCATTTACCAGCACGCCGCCGGTGAGCGACTTTGGCCCGGTTCCCGAGAGCTTGAGCGTGCCATAGCTGGCGCCTTTCACGTTCTGGGAGGTGGTGCTGGCGTTCACGTATTCCACGGTGCTGCTGGGGTGCAGCGCGCCCAGGCTTAGGTTGTTGTTCACTTGGTTAATCTGCAGCGTGGAGCCCGCGCCCACGTCCACCGTGCCCTGAATGAGGTCGTTGGCGTTCACGTAGAGCGTGGCCGGCGACGACGGAGTACCCACCACAATCTTGGAGTTGGCGCCGCTCACCGTCCAGGTCCCGTTGATGCGGTCGGCGGTGCCGGTGTTGCCCTGCACGTAGTAGATGGTGTTGGCGGCCGTGAAGTTGGTGGGCGCAGTGCCCGTGCCGTTCACGTTGGTGCCCCAGTTGTTTTTGGAGTCGAGGTTTTTGTTGTCGCCGGGCAGCGAGTAGTAAATGTTG
This DNA window, taken from Hymenobacter sp. 5317J-9, encodes the following:
- a CDS encoding T9SS type A sorting domain-containing protein: MKQTFIHCLATALLLSLAALPARAQYVFKDSPDAASNGLGPYAQNFDGLAGTKANFASNSTLTGVYARYVLDTGTFAGVELESFTRAGTSAKLGPDDGTEGATAAGTVDADGTPHGPSWYHFGAPGGTDRSLGGIAGTTTGSGKGYVGIRLKNSSTKTIVNLEIQYAMEQWYNSSQTQAANVTVDYQRTTTTTATITSLTSGTWTAISELGVPAPSTSTAIAPRNGNAATNRRVKQTTLVGINLLAGQEIMVRFGYVFNSSTNGNGLSVDDIVVTPETNIYYSLPGDNKNLDSKNNWGTNVNGTGTAPTNFTAANTIYYVQGNTGTADRINGTWTVSGANSKIVVGTPSSPATLYVNANDLIQGTVDVGAGSTLQINQVNNNLSLGALHPSSTVEYVNASTTSQNVKGASYGTLKLSGTGPKSLTGGVLVNAGLAFNTTGASILSLNDYNLLLLKGATLTGLSGANAFFVTNGKGSLQRTVSSDGVDVLFPVGTSATSYTPALLSQTQAQSEDTYSVRVAPEAYVRYTNEVGVVGTEARDRNVKKTWFVGEEVAGNSSITLKLQWNDADVVTGFQNALAHINHYLNGVWDRYNTEQGATAGTIANSSVVTRTGITSFSPFAVSSLPNGSLPVVLTAFGAQRAGTAVACTWTTATEHNSRDFAVERSRNGLTFELLGRVAAQGSSSASRTYRFADEHPLAGLAYYRLRQTDLDGTESFSQVVAVNGSAALGMPAVVPNPGTGRFALVDADGRPLAGPAVVFNTLGAVVRRVPASQTGASSFDLSDQPAGLYLVQVPTAAGTYTVRVQKN